GGCGGGGGAGTGGGGGAGGGTGACCAGCAGGGCGTCGCCGACGTGGCGGCGTAGGAAGTCCACGTCTTCGGGGGTGTGGATCTTGTTGCCGATGACGGCGAGGGGGACCTGGTAGTCGCGGGCGTGTTCGGCGTATTGGTGGTAGACGCCGATGCCTTGGCGGGTGGGTTCGGCGACCAGGTAGGTCATGTCGAAGCGGGTGAACATGCCGGAGGCGAAGGAGTCGCCGCCGGCGGTCATGTCGACGATGACGTGTTCGCCGGGGCCGTCGATGAGGTGGTTGAGGTAGAGCTCCACGGCGCCGACCTTGGAGTGGTAGCAGGCCACGCCGAGGTCGTCTTCGTTGAAGGGGCCGGTGATCATCAGGGCGAGGCCGCCGAGTTCGGGCAGGGTGGTGGTGTGGTGGCGGGTGAAGTAGGGGTCGTCGATGGTGATCAGGCGGGAGCCGGAGCCGGGTGGGGTGGTCTTGACCATGGCGGCGGCGGAGGGGATGCGGGGGTTGTCGCCGCGCAGGTAGTCCTTGATCGCGGTGATGCCCGCGCCCAGGGGGGCGGGCAGCCGGGCGGGGCTCAGTCCAAGGGCCAGGCCCAGGTGCTGGTTGATGTCGGCGTCGATGGCCACCACCGGACCGCCGGCGCGCGCGGTGTACCGGGCGAACAGCGAGGACAGGGTGGTCTTACCGCTGCCGCCCTTGCCGACGAACGCTACCCGCACGGGTATCACTCCCTTTATTGATTATGAAAACCGTTGCTAGCATACTGAGGGCACGACGCCCCTGGGGTGGGAAGGCCCACCTGTCCCCAGGGGCGTCGTGCTGTCGTGCCGTGGTGCGACGGTGCCGGGCGGAGTCCGCTCAGACGGTGATGCTCCAGCTGTCCAGGAGACCGGTGTCCTGCGAGTACATGTCCGTCACCTGCAGCGTCCAGGTTCCGGAGGCCTGCTGGGTGACCGGGACCGAGTAGTTGCGGGTGCCGAGGTTGGTGCAGGACGTGCCACCGGCGTTCTTGAGGGTGTAGCTCGTCCCGCTGGGGCCGAGCAGGCGGATCCGCAGGTCCTCGGAGCAGGTGTGCGTGCCCTTGACGGTGACCTGGACCGGCGAGGCGGCGCTGCCGGAGGCGGTCGAGGTGATCGCGCTGTTGACGGTCACGTAGTCGTTGAGCGGGTAGTCGGTGTCGTTGGTGAACGACCGGTTGGTGCTCGTGCCGCCGACCGACAGCGTGTACGTCGCGTTGTGGCTCGCGGTCTCACCGGCTCCGGCGACGGTCACGGTGTAGGTGCCGTCGGGCGTCGTCGCGGAGGTGGCGATGCTCAGGGTCGAGGAGCTCCCCGAGTTGACCGAGGTCGGGTTGAAGGTCGCGGTCGCGCCGGACGGCAGGCCGGAGGCCACCGACAGGTTCACGCGCTGCGCGGTGCCCGAGGTCGTCGTGGTGCCGATCGTGGTCGTGGCCGTCCCGCCCGCCTGCACCGTGCCGGAGCCCGGGCTGGCGTTGATCGAGAAGTCACGCTGGGTGGTGCCGCCCACGGCCTGGGTCCAGATGGCGTACGCCAGGGCGTCGCCCGACCGGTCCAGGTGGGTGTCGCTGATGTTGGACGTCGTGTCGCACGAGGAGTGGTAGCACGAGTCGTACGCGCGTCCGGCCGTGCCGCCCCACTTCTGGGCCTGCGCGGTGGTCTTGGTCGCGCTCGCGCCGGCCGCCACGCCGGAGGTGGCGATGCCCGCGTTGCGGAACGAGGCGTCGTCGGAGCGGTTGGCGCCCTCGACGTTCTCCTCGGTCTGCACGTTGATGGAGGTGTAGTACGCCCTCAGGTCGGCGGCGGCCGCGGTGCTGATGTTGTTGATGAAGTAGCCGCCGTTGGTCGAGCCGACCATGTCGAAGTTCAGGTACTGCTTGATCTTGCTACGCTCGGTCGAGCTGAGCCCGCTGACGTAGGCGCGCGAGCCGAGGAGGCCCTGCTCCTCGTCGCTCCACCAGCCGAAGCGCACGTGCTTGGTCATCGTCGGCCGCTGCGCCGCCAGGGTCAGCGCGGTCTCCAGGATCATCGCGGAACCCGAGCCGTTGTCGTTGATGCCCGGGCCGGCCGAGACGCTGTCCAGGTGGGCGCCGGCCATGATGACCTGGTTCTCGTCACCGCCGGGCCAGTCGGCGATCAGGTTCGGCCCCGCGCCGCTGCTGCAGCCGGGCGTGCAGGCGACGCGCCGGGTGGTGTAGCCCGCGGCCTGCAGCTTCTGCTCGACGTAGGAGACCGAGGCGGTGTACCCGGCGCCGGTCGACCTGCGGGTGCCGCCGTTCTGGCTGGCGATGCTCTGGAACTGGCTCAGGTGCCCTCTGATGTTCGTCACGCTGACGTCCGGGGGCGCCAGGGCGGTGCGGGCGACGGCCTTCGCGCCGTGCCCGGCTCCCGGCGGTGCCTGGGCGATAACGGGGGTCGCGGCCGCCACCAGGCCCATAAGGGCCATGGCGGCGGTGGCCGCGAGCACAGCTGTGCGCCTCATGCGTGTTTTCCTTTCTCGGCGTCCCGCCGCCGCATTGTCCGACGTGAACGCGGGCAGCGCTCATCGCGCCGTCGCGAAACGCCGGACGGCGCGATGAGTGGGACTGGGGGGTGTGGAGAAATGAATGCTCACAGGCCGGATATGCGGCCGAGGGCCGAGGCGGGCCGTGGCTCATCCGGCACCGACATAACTCCCGTAGTGGGAGTCACGTTATACCTTTAGTACGGGTACGACATGATATGGCGCTCCTCGCTGCGTCGTGACGGTCGATCCGACTTGTGCGTGACGGTAGGGCCACGAGAAGGTGTCGTACATCCGTAGCGACATCCGTATATGTACGGAAAAGCTACGCGGTGGGGTTGGATACCGTGTATCCGGCATGTCAACCTCCACGCGCTTCCGAGCGAACTCGGTTTATGGACCGTTCCGCCACCAAGTGAGATCGGATTTCATTTGCGTCCCCGGCGGAAGACGCCACCGGCCGTGCCGGTCAGCCACAGATGACGGGGTTGCATCCCAAGCCATCACAGCAGTAGGCGGTGCACGGGGCGCCACCGCACTGCCAGCAGGAGGGGTAGCGGTTCCAGGCGCACGCGCCGGCGAGGCCCGCTGCGCGAATATTCGGGACGAACAGAGCGAGAAGGCCGGCTCCGAGCCGTTCGAGATTCCGGTGCATTAGCCACTCCGCGTTAGTCGGGAAGGCCCAACGCTACTTCCCGGCAAACCCGAAAGGCAGAGGGAGAGATGGGGATGCGCAAATGTGTGTAGCGCCGTGCGCCCCCGGCGTACACCATGGGGCGCATTTCGCCCGGGAGAGGTTTCGGTCAGCGGCGGCGGAGGTGGCGGGCGATCAGGATGAGGGCCAGGCCGAGGAGGAGCTGGCCGCCGAGAACGAGGCGGTTGACGTCCAGCGCGGGCTCCCACCGCACCTCGCCGTCCTTGATGACGTAGGCGCCCGCCGGGCGGGCGATCGCGCCGCCGCCGCCACCCGAGCCGCCGTCCTCCTTGCCCTGCTCCAGCCCGCGGCGCTCCCCGCGGCCGAAGCCGCCGCCCGCGGAGACGGACACGGCGGGGATCACGGTCACACCGTCCTTCTCGTACGGCTCGCCGTACACGCGCCGCGTCCCGGACAGATGCTCGAAGAACTCCCGCAGTTCCATGTGCCCGCCTCCGCGTGTGATGATCCGCCTTATGACGCAATCATGCCCCCCCGTGACCGCCCCGCGCGGGCCCGGCGGTACAACGGAAGGCGTGAACGCGCCCCCCGACTCCGGCGGCCTCCTCGGGTACGACGTCCGCCGCCCCTCCGCGCGCGACGTGCCCGCCCTCCACCGGCTGGTCGCCGCCTGTGACGCCGAGGTCCTCGGCCACCCCGACATGACCGAGGACGACGTGGCCGACGTGGTCGCCGACCCCGCGCTCGACGCCGCCCGCGACGCCTGGCTGGTCGGCGCCCCCGGCGGCGAGGTCGCGGGCTGGGGCTACGTCCTGCGCCAGGGCTCCGGCGTGGAGGTCGAGGTGTACGCCAGGGACGCCGCGGTCGCCGAGTGGCTGTGGGGCGCCGTGCTCGGCCGGGCCCGCGAGCTGGCCGCCGAACGGGAGCCGTCCCCGCTCACCGTCGACATCGGCGTCTACCGCCAGGACGCCGCCAAGCAGGCGTCGGCCGAGCGGCACGGGTTCGCGCCCGCGACGAGCTTCCACCGGCTCCACATCGCCCACGCCGTGACCGACCCCGGCGACCTGCCCGGCGTCACCGTCCACCAGGCCGGCGGCTCCGAGGAGCTCATGCGGGCCGCCCACCGGATCCACCAGGAGGGCTTCGCCGAGCACTTCGGCTTCGTGCCCAAGGGGTTCGACCGCTGGAAGCAGGACTTCGAGGCGTCCAGCACCCACGACTGGTCCCAGCTCCTGCTGGCCGAGGCGGACGGGCGCCCGGCGGGGATGCTGCTCGGCAGCGACATGTTCGCCGCCGACGAGAACCACGGGTACGTGCGCATCCTCGCCGTCCTCCCCGAGTTCCGCGGGCGCGGCATCGGCCGCCTGCTGCTGAAGCGGGCCTTCGCCGCCGACGCCCGCCGGGGGAGGGCCGGGACGTACCTGCACGTGGACTCCGGCAACACCACCCCGGCCCTGGACCTGTACCTGTCGGCGGGCATGCGGCCCGTCCTCGCCATCGACGTCTGGCGCCGCACCCTCTGACCCCGGCTCAGCCGCCTCGGCGCAGCAGAGGCAGCGCGCACGCCCCGGCCGCCACGGCGGTGACGGCCAGGCCGGTCGCGGTGACGTTCACCGCGTGCGCCGAGGGCGCCAGGCCGAGGAACAGCGACCCGAACGTCGCCACGCCCACGACCTGCCCGAGTTGCAGCATCGTGGCCATCAATCCGCTGGCGTCCGCCGCGTCACGGGGGGCGACGTTCTGCAGGGCCATGGTCATCAGCGGGCTGTAGGCCAGGCCGAGCCCGGCGCCCGCCACGGTGAAGGCCACCATGAACCACGGCATGCCGTCCCCGCCGGACGCCAGCGACCAGCCGACGCCCAGGTATCCGGCCGCCGACGCCGCGAAGCCCACGAGGATCATGGGCCGGTGCAGGCGGGCGGGGACGCGCCGCCAGTTGAGCCCGGCGATCGCGAACCCGGCCGCGCCCGGCACGAACGACACCCCGGCGGCCAGCGGGCCGTGCCCGAGGCCCGCCTGCAGGTGCAGGGCCACGCTGAACAGGAACCCGCCCCACGTCACCATCGCCCCGAACACGCCCAGCGTGGACGGCACCAGGCCGGGGGCCCGCAGCAGCCGCCCCGGGATCAGAGGGTGCCGCGCGCGCCGTTCCACCAGCACGAACACCACGGCGAGCACGGCGCTCGCCGCCATCGACCACCGGCCCCAGGCCGGCCAGCCCTGCTCGCGCCCGAGCACCAGCGGGACCACCAGCAGCGTGACCGCCAGCGACAGCGTGACCAGACCGGCCGGGTCCAGCCCCCGCTCGCCTGGGGTGTGCGCCCGCGGCAGGGTCAGGAGGCCGACGGCGAGCAGGGCCGCGCCGATCGGGACGTTGACCAGGAACACCGGGCGCCACGCCATGCCGAGCAGGTCCGCGCTCACCAGCGCGCCGCCCGCCACCTGGCCGGCGACCACGCCTCCGGCGAGGACGGCCGAGTAGGCGCCGATGGCCTTGACCCGCGCGGCGCCGGTGAAGTGGAGCTGGATGATGCTGAGCACCTGGGGGACCATGAAGGCCGACCCCACGCCCTGCGCGAGGCGGAAGGCGATCAGCGCGGCCTCCGAGCCCGCCAGGCCGCAGGCCAGCGAGGCCGCGGTGAACACGGCGAGGCCGATCAGGAACATGCGGCGCGGCCCGGCCAGGCCGCCGAGGCGGGCGCCGGTGATGAGCAGCATGGCGTACGCGATGGTGTAGCCGGAGATCACGAGCTGGAGCCCGGAGCCCGAGGCGCCGAGGTCGGCGCGGATCGTCGGGGCCGCCACGTTGACGATCGAGACGTCGAGGATCGCCATGAACTGGCCGGTCAGCACGATGCCCAGCAGCCACGCGGCCCCCCGCCCCGCGCTGGGGGCCGCCATGCCCGGCGCGGTGGGAGAGGATGTCGTCACAGAGGTCATGGCGACGATCGTCGTCGCGGCCGGATACCGGTAACGAGAGCCTGCCGATCCTGGTACCGGCACCACCTGGCAACCGCGCCGCGGACCGTCCAGGATGGAGTGCGGGTTCGAGACCTGGGAGGAGGGCGGGGACGTGACGCGGGACGTTGGGACGACGCGGCGGACAGCGCGCGAGCCGGCGGCAGGCCGGCCGGACGAGCCGGAAGCGTCCCGTCCGGGCGGCGGCGGCGACGTACGGCCGAGGCCGGGCGGGTCGCGGCGGTCGGAGCTGGCGGCGTTCCTGCGCAGCCGCCGCGCGCGCCTGTCACCCGCCGACGTGGGTCTGCCGCCCGGGCTGCGCCGCCGCACGCCGGGCCTGCGGCGCGAGGAGGTCGCGCAGCTCGCCGGGGTCGGGGTGACCTGGTACACGTGGCTGGAGCAGGGCCGCAGGATCAACGCCAGCGTGCAGGTCCTCGACGCCGTGGCGCGCACGCTCCGTCTCGACACCGCCGAGCGCGAGCACCTGTACCGGCTCGCCGACGTGCCCGAGGTGCGGCCGCTCCCCGGATGCGACGCGCTGGAGCCGGAGATCCACGAGATCCTCGCCAACCTGGACCCGCTGCCCGCGGCGGTCTACAACACCCGCTACGACCTGCTGGCCTGGAACGTCCCCTACGCCGCGCTGTTCCCCGGCCTGGTCCGCGGCGAGCCGCCCGGGCGGAACGCGATCTGGCAGTGCTTCACCTGCCCCACCTGCTGCAACCCCTTCGTGGACGCCGTGGACGAAAGGGCGCTCATGGTGGCCACGCTGCGCGCCGGGTTCGTCCGCCACCTCGGCGAGCCGTCGTGGGAGGACTTCGTGCGACGGCTGTCGAAGGAGAGCCCCACCTTCGCCGCGATGTGGGCCGACCACGAGGTGGCGCGGCCGGGCACCCGGATGAAGATCTTCCAGCATTCGGTGGTCGGCACGGTGCGCGCCAGATCCACGAGCATGGCCCTGGCGACGCCCCCGGAGACCCGCATGGTCGTCTACACCCCGATGGACGAGGAGAGCCGCGCCCGCATCACCTGGCTCATGGACCACCCCGAGGCCCGCCCCGACCACACCCACTGACCGCACCCACTGACCGCACGGCGAACGCCTCTCCGGTGACCGCCGGCTCTCTGTCCATGGCGATCTCCGCCAGGTACCGTCTTGGTCGACGATGACCGAGGGAGACCCCTGGGAGCCGACATGTCACCGCACGAGCTGCTGGGACGCCTCCTGCAACCGGCCTTCGCCCTCGGCGGCACGCCCACCACATGGGCGGAGCTGCTCGGTTTCGCGACCGGCGTGGTCACCGTGTGGCTCGTGGTCAGGCAGAACATCTGGAACTGGCCCATCGGCATCGCCAACGTGGTCCTCCTCGGAATGATCTTCCTGGACGGAGGGCTGTACGCCGACGCCGGTCTCCAGGTCGTGTACGTGGCGCTCCAGCTCTGGGGCTGGTGGTCGTGGCTCCACGGCGGTCAGGGCCGCGCTCACCTGGTCCCACGGCGCACCTCCCGGGCCGAGTGGCGCCGGCTGTCCCTCGCGGGGATCGCGGTCACCGGCCTGCTGACCTGGGCCCTCACCGTCCGGACCGACTCCGACGTGTCGTTCTGGGACGCGGTGACGACGACCCTCTCGCTCATGGCGACCTACGGCCAGAGCCGCAAGCTGCTGGAATCCTGGTGGCTGTGGATCGCCGCCGATCTGGTGTACATCCCCCTGTACGCCTACAAGGGGCTGTACCTGACGAGCGGCCTGTACGTCCTGTTCCTCGCGTTGTGCGTCGCGGGCCTGGTGACGTGGCGGCGTGACGTGCCCGTCCGGCCGGTGGTCGTTCCCGTGGAGGCCACGGGATGAGGCATCGGCATGGCCTGGTCGTCGGCAAGTTCTACCCCCCGCACGCGGGGCACCACCACCTGATCGACACCGCCGCCGCGGCCTGTGAGCGGCTGACGGTCGTCGCCGCCGGCTCCTCCGTGGAGAGCATCCCGATCGCGCTGCGCGCCGCCTGGCTGCGCGAACGGCATCCGCAGCCGGACGTGGAGATCGTCCCGGTGGTCGACGACGCCGAGATCGACCTGCACTCCGACGCGGTGTGGGAGGAGCACGTGAGCGCCTTCCGCGCCGGTCTCGCGCTGCTGTCGGGAGACGGCGCCGGCATGCGGGAGCTTCCGGCCGTGGACGCGGTCTTCAGCTCCGAGGACTACGGCGCCGAGCTGGCCCGCCGCCTCTCGGCCGTCCACGTTCCCGTCGACCCGCGGCGCCTGCGTCACCCGGTGAGCGGCACGGCCGTGCGGCTCGATCCCGTAGCGTGCTGGCAGTGGCTGTCCCCGCCGGTCCGGGCCCACCTGGCGCGGCGGGTGGTCGTGGTCGGCGCCGAGTCCACGGGGACCACGACGCTCGCCCGCGCCCTCGCCGCGCACTACGCGGGCCGCGGCGGCGTGTGGGCGGCGACCCGGTGGGTGCCGGAGTACGGACGGCTGTACTGCGAGGAGAAGGTGGCCGCGGCCCGCCGCGCGGACCGCGGCCGCGACCTGTGGATCGGCGACCTCGCCTGGTCGCCGGAGGAGTTCACCCTCATCGCCGAACGGCACCTGGCGCTGGAGGACGCCGCCGCCCGCGCCGGTTCGCCGCTGCTGATCTGCGACACCGACGCCTTCGCCACGTGCCTGTGGCACGAGCGCTACCTCGGCGCCCCGGCCCCCGACGTCGAGCGCGTCCACGCCCGCGCCCGGCACGACCTGTGGATTCTCACGGATCCGGAGGGGGTGCCGTTCCACCAGGACGGGTGGCGGGACGGGGAGCGGGTCCGGCGCCACATGTCCGGCCGCTTCCGGGAGGAGCTCGACCGGCGGGCTCTCCCGCACATCGTGGTGGCCGGCTCACACGAGCACCGCCTCGCGCGGGCCGTCGACGCCGTGGACGCGCTGCTGGCCGAAGGCTGGACGTTCACCGATCCGCTGTGATCGCGCGCGCCGTCCGGGAGGGGCGTCACCAGTTCGGCTGGCTCGGCACGGCCGGGGGCGGAAGCCTGCGGCCGGGTGGGTGGATGATGTAGACGACGCCGCCGCTGCCGGTGCTGCGGAGCCAGACCTTCTCGAAGGCGGCGCGTGGGTAGACGTGGCGTACCGCGTCGTCGGAGGGTGAGGCCGGGTCGTTGGCGATCACGTCGCCGGTCGGGGTGAAGCCGGCGACGACCATGAGGTGCCCGTTGGTGCTGTAGCCCGACCCGGGCAGTTCCTCCTCCTGGAACGACTGCGAGGTGACCACCGGGATGCCCGCGGCTACCAGACGCTCCAGCTCGGCCAGCGACCGTAGCCGGGTGACGAACCCGTCCATCCCGTACCGGCCGGCGTAGGCGGTGTTGAACGGCCAGTTGCCCGCGCCCTCGTAGTCGTGGTCGTAGGTGTAGCGGGCCGCGTAGTCCACCTCGGGATCGGGGTCGGCGGGGTCCACCCACGCGGTGTCGCGCGCGCTCGGCCACCTGCCCCAGTAGCCGAGCACCATCGTCGTCGAGGTCGGGCTGCACCACGCCTCGCCGCCGCCGTCCCACTCGGGATAGTGGCCCTCGTGGACGTTCTGGGAGCGCCGCGGCACGGGCAGCTCGACGCCCCACGCCCCGCCGGGCGGGCTGACCGGGATGGTCGTGCGCGCCGGGACGGCCGAGGACATCGCGCCGAGCGTCCTGACCGAGGGGCGCGCCGCGGAGCCGGGCGCGCGGTACAGGGTGAGGCGGAGCTGGTAGGCGGAGACGGGCCTGCCGGTCGCGGCGGCGAAGGTGTCCACGTAGACGGTGCCGTCGGCGTCGCGCTGGCCGGGCACCGAGGTACGGCGGATGTCCCCCTCGCCGTACGCCCAGCGGCCGAGCACGTACCACTTGGTCAGCCCGTCCGCGTTCCGCCCGCGCATCTCGACCTGGAGCCAGCTCCCGGCCGGGGTGTCGGCGTTCCAGGAGGCGACCAGCTCGGTGGCGGCGAAGCCGATCCGATGCTCCTTGCCGGTCCAGCGCGCGTACTCCCAGGTCTTGGTGCCGAGCGCGTCGGTGTAGGTGGTGGTCCCGGCGGGGGAGCGGAACGTCAGGCCCTCGCCGGTGGACACGCCCTCGGCCGTGCCGGTCCTGAACGCCTCGCGCTCGTAGACGACGTCGACGGCGGGGCCGGGGCGGGGCCGCCCCTCCACGGGACTCGGGACGGGGTCAGCGGCGGCGGGAGCGGTGAGGAGTGCGGTGGACAGGACGGCGAAGAGGAATACGGCCGGGACGCGCATGGGCTCCACCTTGCCTCGGGGGGCTTCGGATGCCGCCGACCGTAGGGCCGCGACACGGTTCGCGCATCGGCAGGTTTACGTATCACGCCCGCCCTGGTGAGAACCGCATGTCAGACGGCCGGCGACGAAGGGTGCGATAAGCGATCTCGTCACCTTTGGTAAACCTTGCGCTAAACAGGCGGATCATCACGGTTGAGAGTATCTGCGGCGTCTTGCTCCACTTACCGGAAGAGATCCCCATGTCTGACGGACCCTCCCGCCGCGGGTTCCTGGCGCTCGGCGCCGGGGCCGTGGGCGGCGCCGCCGTGGCCTCCCTCCTTCCTCCCTCCGTGCAGGCGGCCCTCGCCCAGCCGGCGCCCCGCGGCGGCCTCTCCGCCATCAAGCACGTCGTGTTCCTCATGCAGGAGAACCGGTCGTTCGACCACTACTTCGGCACGCTGCGCGGCGTGCGCGGGTTCGGCGACAGGAACGCCGTCGCGCTGCGCGGCGGCCGCACGGTGTTCGAGCAGCCCGGCGGCCAGGGAAGCGTGCTGCCGTTCCCCGTCAAGGAGGCCGCCGACCTGGTCGGCAAGGACCTGCAGTGGGTGAGCGCGCTGGCGCACGGCTGGAACGACGGGCAGGCGGCCGCGGCGGGCGGCTGGCACGACGGGTGGATCGCCGCCAAGACCCCGGCCACCATGGCGTACTACGACCGCGACGACATCCCCTTCCAGTACGAGCTGGCCGAGACGTTCACGATCTGCGACCACTACCACTGCTCGGTGCTGTCCTCCACGAGCCCGAACCGCAACTACCACGTCAGCGGCCACACCGGGTACGAGCCGGGCACCACCAAGCGTGCCATCGACAACGCCGCCTACTCCGAGGACACCCACGCCGGGTACGCGTGGTCCAACGCCGGGGAGATCCTGGAGGCGGCCGGCCACTCCTGGAAGGTGTACCAGGAGATGGACAACTACCAGGACAACAACCTGGAGTTCTTCGCGCGCTTCCGCGAGGTCGCCCGCGCCGCGCTCCAGGGCGACCACAAGAGCCTCGACTCCTTCTACTCCGCGCTCGGCGACGCCGCCCCCGGCGAACAGCGGCGGATGCTCGCCCGCCTGGAGGAGGGCGTGGCCCGGCTGAGCCCCGCCGACCGGTCCCTGTACGAGCGGGCGCTGCGCCGCGCGCTGCCGGACACGCTGGCCGCCACCTTCCGCGCCGACGTCGCGGCGGGACGCCTGCCCAAGGTCAGCTACATCGTCCCCTCGGCCGCCGACTCCGAGCACCCGAGCGCGTCCTCGCCGATCCAGAGCGCCAACCTGACCTACGACATCCTCGACGCCCTGGCCTCCAGCCCGGAGGTGTGGAACTCCACGGCGCTGTTCCTCACCTTCGACGAGAACGACGGCTTCTTCGACCACGTGCCGCCGCCGCTGCCGCCCACCGCGAGGACCGAGGACTACTACACCGGCCGCCCGATCGGCCTCGGCATCCGCGTGCCGATGATCGTCATCTCGCCGTGGACCGTGGGCGGGTACGTGTGCTCGCAGACCTTCGACCACACCGCGACCGTCCGCTTCCTGGAGACCTGGCTCCGGGTGCGCTTCCCCGACATCACCCCGTGGCGCAGGACCGTCTCCGGCGACCTGACCTCGGCCTTCGACTTCAGAACCGCCGGCGCCCGCCCCACGCCGGCCCGGCCGGGGCCGGTGCCGCCGTTCACCGGCCGCTGGCGGCCCGCGCCCCCCGCCGGGCAGAAGATGCCGGTCCAGGAGGAGGGCACCCGCCCGGCCAGGCCCCTGCCGTACCAGCCGGACGCCTGGGGACGCGTCGCCGGGGAGACGGTGCGCCTGACGCTGGCCAACACGGGGACCGAGAGCGTCCACCTGGCGCTGTACCCGTACGCGGGCGAGTTCGCCGCGCCCGTCCACG
The Sphaerisporangium krabiense genome window above contains:
- a CDS encoding phosphocholine-specific phospholipase C — translated: MSDGPSRRGFLALGAGAVGGAAVASLLPPSVQAALAQPAPRGGLSAIKHVVFLMQENRSFDHYFGTLRGVRGFGDRNAVALRGGRTVFEQPGGQGSVLPFPVKEAADLVGKDLQWVSALAHGWNDGQAAAAGGWHDGWIAAKTPATMAYYDRDDIPFQYELAETFTICDHYHCSVLSSTSPNRNYHVSGHTGYEPGTTKRAIDNAAYSEDTHAGYAWSNAGEILEAAGHSWKVYQEMDNYQDNNLEFFARFREVARAALQGDHKSLDSFYSALGDAAPGEQRRMLARLEEGVARLSPADRSLYERALRRALPDTLAATFRADVAAGRLPKVSYIVPSAADSEHPSASSPIQSANLTYDILDALASSPEVWNSTALFLTFDENDGFFDHVPPPLPPTARTEDYYTGRPIGLGIRVPMIVISPWTVGGYVCSQTFDHTATVRFLETWLRVRFPDITPWRRTVSGDLTSAFDFRTAGARPTPARPGPVPPFTGRWRPAPPAGQKMPVQEEGTRPARPLPYQPDAWGRVAGETVRLTLANTGTESVHLALYPYAGEFAAPVHVDVLGSAALEVPVRNGAYDFTLTGPNGFRREFAGTLAGAASGVVVEPEIRGAQRALRLTFTNTSTAAVDLKVTPLAYAGPGEERTISLKPGHHKQAQWHCDAREGWYDLRVTCAQDATYTRRLMGHIENGRPSVSG